The Acidicapsa acidisoli genome contains a region encoding:
- a CDS encoding O-antigen ligase family protein, whose product MTSFSYAAPQRSSRFLHAPASALILWTCLWVNLNTGLGNILPPSNLNDWQLCIRACLPYAVLPLSAFLLLGHKKIQIPRSAPSRLLMVYGVFAALSAIYSPDPQWSLYWSMDFLATILVAWTFVDRRNPVGSVRQMLQVTWVATFVVAAIIGYQARNSVFGETATGYGVLAELNGLSRSSGVARWAAVPGLVCLVRAYHSRRVSLFLFFICASAASFFIVYRMQSRGAVFGSVAALLFALLVSSRMRRYALPFAVLAILVIFLLDTPAALSDQIATYLERGQSREEFLSMTGRTRAYEHGLVAFEDSPLFGRGQWTDRLTIGEHVHNSYLQALLNAGIAGGIPYFVSWFAGWILFFRVHKRSDRLSPEDRICVLESGTVMMFFTVRAIPETTTASFAVDLLVMVAVYVYLETLSISLVRRSLVRRAPVPSYLYVREDAARLRAAG is encoded by the coding sequence ATGACCTCGTTTTCCTATGCCGCTCCGCAGAGATCCTCTCGCTTTCTGCACGCGCCCGCCTCTGCGCTCATCCTGTGGACGTGCCTTTGGGTCAACCTGAATACGGGTTTAGGGAACATCTTGCCGCCGTCCAATCTCAATGACTGGCAACTCTGTATACGTGCCTGTCTCCCGTACGCAGTGCTTCCGCTCTCCGCCTTTCTCCTTCTTGGGCATAAAAAGATTCAGATTCCAAGAAGTGCACCATCGCGGCTCCTGATGGTCTATGGCGTCTTCGCTGCGCTCTCCGCTATCTACTCACCCGACCCGCAGTGGTCCTTATATTGGTCGATGGATTTCCTCGCTACCATACTCGTAGCGTGGACATTCGTCGATCGTCGCAATCCTGTTGGATCCGTCCGGCAGATGCTTCAGGTCACATGGGTGGCAACGTTTGTAGTCGCCGCGATCATCGGGTATCAGGCTCGAAACTCCGTATTTGGTGAAACAGCGACAGGCTATGGCGTTCTTGCGGAATTAAACGGACTTTCACGGTCATCCGGGGTAGCACGGTGGGCGGCGGTTCCAGGCCTCGTGTGCCTCGTAAGGGCGTATCACAGTCGCCGCGTCAGCCTCTTTCTATTCTTCATTTGCGCTTCAGCGGCGTCCTTCTTCATCGTGTACCGGATGCAATCGCGCGGCGCGGTTTTTGGCTCAGTGGCTGCGCTGCTGTTCGCTCTCCTCGTCTCGTCGCGTATGCGCCGTTATGCGCTTCCGTTTGCAGTCCTGGCCATTCTTGTAATTTTCCTGCTGGACACTCCCGCAGCTCTATCAGACCAGATTGCCACATATCTGGAGCGAGGTCAGTCCCGAGAAGAGTTCCTCAGCATGACCGGAAGGACGCGCGCCTACGAACATGGCCTGGTTGCATTCGAGGACTCTCCTCTATTTGGCCGTGGTCAGTGGACAGATCGCCTGACCATCGGAGAGCACGTCCACAATTCCTATCTTCAAGCTCTGCTCAACGCAGGAATCGCTGGCGGCATTCCGTATTTCGTCTCATGGTTCGCAGGATGGATACTGTTCTTCCGGGTGCATAAGAGGAGTGATCGACTCAGTCCGGAGGATCGCATTTGCGTGCTGGAGTCCGGCACGGTGATGATGTTCTTCACGGTCCGTGCCATACCGGAGACCACCACGGCCAGCTTCGCGGTGGACTTGCTCGTAATGGTCGCAGTATATGTCTATCTTGAGACGCTTTCTATCTCCCTGGTTCGCAGATCGCTTGTACGACGAGCGCCTGTCCCGTCGTACCTATATGTTCGAGAAGACGCAGCTCGCCTTAGGGCGGCGGGCTAA